From the Vibrio algarum genome, one window contains:
- a CDS encoding AraC family transcriptional regulator, producing MKNSPYIHPSLTINEAPSDVFMNFDAFRENTETRLHAHEWGQLQVVTGGSLEIIAEETRFIAPPHLAVWVPARAVHYTFNRRPLTYCSINIDSDKSSSMPAHTCLVSVTPIVTAIIEDFRKRSVNVAKTTPDKRLVNVLLDQLYISKEQNHFLPNSHHKMLQPILAALERDPTDSASLKIWASRVHTTERTLARYCQIELGMSFTEWRIRSKYLHSMTLLKSGMSVKEVALTLGYQQASPFIAMFKKYAGETPEQYKNRLI from the coding sequence TTGAAAAACTCTCCTTATATCCACCCATCTTTGACGATAAACGAAGCCCCGTCTGATGTTTTCATGAACTTCGATGCATTTAGAGAAAACACAGAGACAAGATTGCATGCTCACGAATGGGGTCAGCTACAGGTTGTTACTGGTGGGTCATTAGAAATCATAGCCGAAGAGACTCGCTTCATCGCACCTCCCCACCTAGCGGTTTGGGTTCCCGCAAGGGCTGTGCATTATACGTTTAATCGCCGACCTTTAACTTACTGCTCAATCAATATAGATTCGGATAAATCCAGTTCTATGCCAGCACATACGTGTTTAGTCAGCGTGACGCCCATAGTTACCGCGATCATTGAAGATTTTAGAAAGCGGTCTGTCAACGTAGCGAAAACAACGCCTGACAAACGACTAGTTAACGTTTTATTAGATCAGCTATATATCAGTAAAGAACAAAACCATTTTTTGCCAAATAGTCACCACAAGATGTTGCAACCTATACTAGCCGCTTTGGAACGAGATCCAACGGATTCGGCATCACTCAAAATATGGGCGAGTAGGGTACATACTACAGAGCGGACACTAGCACGATATTGCCAAATTGAGTTGGGGATGAGTTTTACAGAATGGCGAATTAGATCAAAATATCTGCACTCTATGACGTTGCTTAAATCTGGTATGTCAGTCAAAGAGGTTGCTCTGACACTTGGTTATCAGCAGGCAAGTCCATTTATTGCTATGTTTAAAAAATACGCAGGAGAAACCCCTGAGCAGTATAAAAATAGGTTAATTTAG